From the Halalkalicoccus sp. CGA53 genome, one window contains:
- a CDS encoding CoA-transferase subunit beta, translating into MSYTNRELMAVAAARELENDDRVLVGIGMPNLACNVAKRTHAPDLRMVYESGTVGSNPDSPPLSIGDPNLASGALAVQPMLDGFQYYLQAGRLDVGFLGGAQIDRFGNINSTVIGEYDDPIVRLPGSGGACEIACHVDRTLVVTPHTERRFPEEVDFVTSPGYVGGREGRAKLGLSGGPEAIITDLAVCRFDASGELFVDTLHPGVERREVQENTGWDLAFADELSETPTPDEEELRLLREELDPEGRLMGERD; encoded by the coding sequence ATGAGCTACACGAACCGCGAGCTGATGGCGGTCGCCGCGGCGCGCGAACTCGAGAACGACGACCGCGTGCTCGTCGGCATCGGGATGCCGAACCTCGCGTGTAACGTCGCGAAACGGACACACGCCCCCGACCTCCGGATGGTCTACGAGTCCGGTACCGTGGGGTCGAACCCCGACTCGCCGCCGCTTTCCATCGGCGACCCGAACCTCGCGTCGGGCGCGCTCGCCGTCCAGCCGATGCTCGACGGCTTCCAGTACTACCTGCAGGCCGGTCGCCTCGACGTCGGCTTCCTCGGCGGCGCACAGATCGACAGGTTCGGGAACATCAACTCGACGGTAATCGGCGAGTACGACGATCCGATCGTCCGACTCCCGGGAAGCGGCGGGGCCTGCGAGATCGCCTGTCACGTCGATCGGACGCTCGTCGTCACGCCGCACACGGAGCGACGGTTCCCCGAGGAGGTCGACTTCGTGACGAGTCCCGGCTACGTCGGCGGTCGCGAGGGTAGAGCGAAACTCGGTCTCTCGGGCGGCCCGGAGGCGATCATCACCGACCTCGCGGTCTGTCGGTTCGACGCGAGCGGCGAGCTGTTCGTGGACACGCTGCACCCCGGCGTCGAACGGAGGGAGGTCCAGGAGAACACCGGGTGGGACCTCGCGTTCGCCGACGAGCTCTCGGAGACGCCGACCCCCGACGAGGAGGAGCTCCGGCTGCTCCGCGAGGAGCTCGACCCGGAGGGTCGTCTCATGGGCGAGCGCGACTGA
- a CDS encoding CoA transferase subunit A: MSELTTMREAVERAVSDGDRIYLAGFTHLIPYAAGHEIVRQGISDLDLVRATPDLIYDQMIAAGCARKVTFSWAGNPGVGSLPAFRRAVEEGVPNEVELEEYTHFGLIAALHAGAANLPFAPLRGFIGSDLPEHNERIARIDSPFGDDSVYAVAPIEPDVAVIRAQRADRDGNAHLWGIQGEQALAGLAAERVILTVEELVDEATIRSDPNRTLITGDDVDFVVHDPYGSHPSYAQGYYGRDNEAYLEWAEVAADPDRTDAWLDEWVYGVEHRREYIEKLGAERLLDLDPDHAYATPVDMGAYR; this comes from the coding sequence ATGAGCGAACTCACCACGATGCGGGAGGCCGTCGAGCGCGCGGTCTCCGACGGCGACCGGATCTACCTCGCGGGTTTCACCCACCTCATCCCGTACGCCGCGGGCCACGAGATCGTCAGACAGGGGATCTCCGACCTGGATCTCGTCAGGGCCACTCCGGACCTGATCTACGACCAGATGATCGCCGCGGGCTGTGCCCGGAAGGTGACGTTCTCCTGGGCGGGCAACCCCGGCGTCGGAAGCCTCCCGGCGTTCCGACGCGCGGTCGAAGAGGGCGTTCCGAACGAGGTCGAACTGGAGGAGTACACCCACTTCGGGCTGATCGCCGCCCTGCACGCGGGGGCGGCGAACCTCCCGTTCGCCCCGCTGCGCGGGTTCATCGGCTCCGACCTCCCCGAACACAACGAGCGGATCGCGCGGATCGACAGCCCGTTCGGCGACGACTCCGTCTACGCCGTCGCGCCGATCGAACCCGACGTCGCGGTGATCCGAGCCCAGCGTGCCGACCGGGACGGGAACGCTCACCTCTGGGGGATCCAGGGCGAGCAGGCGCTCGCCGGGCTCGCCGCCGAGCGGGTGATCCTCACGGTCGAGGAGCTCGTCGACGAGGCGACGATCCGGAGCGATCCGAACCGAACCCTGATAACCGGCGACGACGTCGATTTCGTCGTCCACGACCCCTACGGCTCGCATCCCTCCTACGCGCAGGGCTACTACGGCAGGGACAACGAGGCGTACCTCGAGTGGGCCGAGGTCGCCGCCGACCCCGACCGGACCGACGCCTGGCTCGACGAGTGGGTCTACGGCGTCGAGCATCGACGCGAGTATATCGAGAAGCTCGGCGCCGAACGGCTGCTCGACCTCGACCCCGACCACGCCTACGCTACGCCGGTCGACATGGGGGCGTACCGATGA
- a CDS encoding thiamine pyrophosphate-binding protein — MNVNEAVIDRLRENGIDTVFGIPGKQSLPLNETIGEREDVRFVMARHETAVSHQAWGYAETSGRMAATVVIPGPGDMNAMNGLKNALNDCTPLLHVAIETEPEIRGGDGIHETPPDTYDNVVKENITVTTAESTIAELQRAIDVARTPPTGPVRIGIPKDFLKLDVPLAEPESTVEDRVAEPPHDAVERAAELLAGAERPVIVAGGGVRASGATDELVRVAERLDAPVVVTYKGKGAFPDDHDLAASALCGGAGTEIKGLVAESDAALGVGTDFDAVTMQNWSIEVPERLVHVTLDASDVGTGYQPEVGIVADAKETLSALDGALAARTVESQDGIERARETREGIEERLGELLSVTDAPLTSVSALRALREAIPREAAVGVDAGGFRLWTLVAFDAYDPRTYVNPGSWATMGSGLPSAIGAKLAEPERPAVALTGDGGLLMCLHELHTLVDEGIDVTVVVLNNSDYAIISEEAGRSYRMDPGEYGWEESPVSYTTVAEGLGLDTVRAETTDALQETVADAIESDGPTLVEVPTDPYEPQASVWMND; from the coding sequence ATGAACGTCAACGAGGCCGTCATCGACCGCCTGCGCGAGAACGGGATCGACACCGTCTTCGGCATCCCCGGGAAGCAGTCGCTCCCGCTGAACGAGACGATCGGCGAGCGCGAGGACGTCCGGTTCGTGATGGCGCGTCACGAGACGGCCGTCTCGCACCAGGCGTGGGGCTACGCCGAGACGAGCGGGCGGATGGCCGCGACCGTCGTCATCCCCGGTCCAGGCGACATGAACGCGATGAACGGGCTGAAGAACGCGCTCAACGACTGCACGCCGTTGCTCCACGTCGCGATCGAGACCGAACCCGAGATCAGGGGCGGCGACGGCATCCACGAGACGCCGCCCGATACCTACGACAACGTCGTGAAGGAGAATATAACCGTAACAACCGCAGAGAGCACGATAGCCGAGCTCCAGCGGGCGATCGACGTCGCGCGTACCCCTCCGACGGGACCGGTACGGATCGGCATCCCGAAGGACTTCCTCAAACTGGACGTCCCGCTCGCGGAGCCGGAGTCGACCGTCGAGGACCGGGTCGCGGAGCCCCCGCACGACGCCGTCGAGCGGGCAGCCGAACTGCTCGCGGGGGCGGAACGGCCGGTGATCGTCGCGGGCGGCGGCGTGCGGGCGTCGGGCGCGACCGACGAACTCGTGAGGGTCGCCGAGCGTCTCGACGCGCCCGTCGTCGTCACGTACAAGGGGAAGGGGGCGTTCCCGGACGACCACGACCTCGCGGCGAGCGCGCTCTGTGGCGGGGCAGGGACAGAAATAAAGGGGCTGGTCGCGGAGTCGGACGCCGCGCTCGGCGTCGGCACCGACTTCGACGCGGTGACGATGCAGAACTGGTCGATCGAGGTCCCCGAGAGGCTCGTCCACGTCACGCTCGACGCCTCGGACGTCGGGACCGGCTACCAGCCAGAAGTCGGGATCGTCGCCGACGCGAAGGAGACGCTCTCGGCGCTCGACGGCGCGCTCGCCGCGCGGACGGTCGAGAGCCAGGACGGTATCGAACGGGCACGGGAGACCCGCGAGGGGATCGAGGAGCGTCTCGGGGAGCTCCTCTCGGTGACCGACGCACCGCTAACGTCGGTGAGCGCGCTGCGTGCGCTTCGCGAGGCGATCCCGCGCGAGGCGGCGGTCGGCGTCGACGCCGGCGGGTTCAGGCTCTGGACGCTCGTCGCCTTCGACGCGTACGACCCCCGGACCTACGTCAACCCCGGGTCGTGGGCGACGATGGGCTCGGGACTGCCCTCGGCGATCGGCGCGAAACTCGCCGAACCCGAGCGTCCCGCGGTGGCACTCACCGGCGACGGCGGACTGTTGATGTGTCTGCACGAACTCCACACGCTCGTCGACGAGGGGATCGACGTCACTGTCGTCGTGCTGAACAACAGCGACTACGCGATCATCAGCGAGGAGGCCGGCCGGAGCTACCGGATGGACCCGGGAGAGTACGGCTGGGAGGAGTCGCCGGTCTCGTACACCACCGTCGCCGAAGGGTTGGGCCTCGACACCGTCCGAGCCGAAACCACTGACGCGCTCCAAGAGACCGTCGCCGACGCCATCGAGAGCGACGGGCCGACGCTCGTCGAGGTCCCGACCGACCCGTACGAGCCGCAAGCCAGCGTCTGGATGAACGACTAG
- a CDS encoding HpcH/HpaI aldolase family protein, whose protein sequence is MTEGSGARGLADRVADGALGSWISIGHPTVVEAAARAGFAFVAVDTEHSTMSLETVAGLVRAAEAAPGDLSVVVRPAWNDPVRIKRVLDIGVDGLMVPMVDTAEDARAFVEATRYPPDGVRGVAGGRASGHGQSFVEYVERDHDDLLRIAQIETPTGVENAGEIAATEGIDSLFVGPADLSASLGVFAEWDSPELAEAIERVLEASHGEDVPVGTLTVRAEDVPAAVERGFDYLIAGKDTTTLIEGGERIRETYERSRSERG, encoded by the coding sequence ATGACTGAGGGGTCCGGGGCGCGCGGTCTGGCCGACCGGGTCGCTGACGGCGCGCTCGGCTCGTGGATCTCGATCGGTCACCCGACGGTCGTCGAGGCGGCCGCGCGCGCCGGCTTCGCGTTCGTCGCCGTCGACACGGAGCACTCGACGATGAGCCTCGAGACGGTCGCGGGGCTCGTCCGGGCGGCGGAGGCCGCACCCGGCGACCTGTCGGTGGTCGTCCGGCCGGCGTGGAACGACCCCGTGCGGATCAAACGAGTACTGGATATCGGCGTGGACGGCCTGATGGTCCCCATGGTCGACACGGCCGAGGACGCGAGAGCGTTCGTCGAGGCGACGAGGTACCCGCCCGACGGGGTCCGGGGCGTCGCGGGCGGCCGCGCGTCGGGTCACGGCCAGTCGTTCGTCGAGTACGTCGAGCGCGATCACGACGACCTGCTCCGGATCGCACAGATCGAGACGCCGACCGGCGTCGAGAACGCGGGCGAGATCGCGGCGACGGAGGGGATCGACTCGCTGTTCGTCGGGCCGGCGGACCTCTCGGCCTCGCTCGGGGTCTTCGCCGAGTGGGACTCCCCCGAACTCGCGGAAGCGATCGAACGGGTGCTCGAGGCGAGCCACGGGGAGGACGTCCCGGTCGGGACGCTCACGGTCAGAGCCGAGGACGTTCCGGCCGCGGTCGAGCGCGGCTTCGACTACCTGATCGCGGGCAAGGACACGACGACGCTGATCGAGGGCGGCGAGCGGATCCGCGAGACGTACGAGCGGAGCCGGTCGGAGCGGGGCTAG
- a CDS encoding LLM class flavin-dependent oxidoreductase — protein sequence MIRTRPEGNPEHNSYGPARETGGMPSHGYVLPTRGVVLSSEDSLEQAARVRSEVIDLARRAEALGFDGVWAGDSVLAKPRLEPLSTLSAVATATEAVTLGTSVYLPQLRHPVHVAHQSATIDLVSGGRLALGLGVGVGPDVEAEHDQLGLPYGRRGALLDEGLEVIAGLWSGDRVTVDGEFFELEDAEIGVQPCGGPPPIYVASATFDPREGFPRPIRERIAKHGNGWLPIGQSTEMYAAGIDRARDLVAEAGRGGEPFDAAYYQDVVIAETEAAAIEEARTFLDRYYPAWGELSDEDVRRRGAFGPPSVVAEHLERYAEAGVETFVTRFTARDQREQLRRFASLVQ from the coding sequence GTGATCCGAACGCGGCCGGAGGGGAACCCCGAACACAACAGCTACGGCCCCGCCCGAGAGACAGGTGGCATGCCATCACACGGCTACGTGCTGCCGACCCGTGGCGTCGTCCTCTCCTCGGAGGACTCGCTCGAACAGGCCGCGAGGGTGCGGTCGGAGGTGATCGACCTCGCCCGGCGGGCCGAGGCGCTCGGCTTCGACGGGGTCTGGGCGGGCGACAGCGTGCTCGCGAAGCCCCGTCTCGAACCGCTCTCGACGCTCTCTGCGGTCGCGACGGCGACGGAGGCGGTCACGCTCGGGACGTCGGTCTACCTCCCCCAGCTGCGCCACCCGGTCCACGTCGCCCACCAGTCGGCGACGATCGACCTCGTGAGCGGCGGTCGCCTCGCACTCGGTCTCGGCGTCGGGGTCGGGCCGGACGTCGAGGCCGAACACGACCAGCTCGGCCTCCCCTACGGACGGCGCGGGGCGCTGCTCGACGAGGGTCTCGAGGTGATCGCCGGGCTCTGGAGCGGCGATCGCGTCACGGTCGACGGCGAGTTCTTCGAGCTGGAGGACGCGGAGATCGGCGTCCAGCCGTGCGGTGGACCCCCGCCGATCTACGTCGCGTCCGCGACGTTCGACCCCAGGGAGGGGTTCCCGCGCCCGATCCGAGAGCGGATCGCGAAACACGGGAACGGCTGGCTCCCGATCGGCCAGTCGACCGAGATGTACGCGGCGGGGATCGACCGAGCACGCGACCTCGTCGCCGAGGCGGGCCGCGGCGGGGAGCCGTTCGACGCCGCCTACTACCAGGACGTGGTGATCGCGGAGACCGAGGCGGCGGCGATCGAGGAGGCGCGCACGTTCCTCGACCGGTACTACCCCGCGTGGGGCGAGCTGAGCGACGAGGACGTCCGACGGCGCGGGGCGTTCGGGCCACCCTCCGTCGTCGCGGAGCATCTCGAACGCTACGCGGAGGCGGGCGTCGAGACGTTCGTCACGCGGTTCACCGCGCGCGACCAGCGCGAACAGCTGCGCCGGTTCGCCTCCCTCGTCCAGTGA
- a CDS encoding GNAT family N-acetyltransferase, whose protein sequence is MDELEIREARSESVVDALYPIVSELRDLEREEYRELYAAMREEGYHLFGGFVDDEPIAAAGVRVGTNFYLGRHAYVYDLVVTETERSKGHGSALLSFVNEWATERECEAVELESGLWREEAHRFYERNGYEKYCFSFVYELA, encoded by the coding sequence ATGGACGAACTCGAGATCCGGGAGGCGAGAAGTGAGTCGGTGGTCGACGCGCTCTACCCGATCGTCTCCGAACTCCGCGATCTGGAGAGAGAGGAGTACCGGGAACTCTACGCGGCGATGCGTGAGGAGGGGTACCACCTCTTCGGGGGCTTCGTCGACGACGAGCCGATCGCTGCAGCGGGCGTCCGCGTCGGGACGAACTTCTACCTCGGCCGCCACGCCTACGTCTACGATCTGGTGGTGACCGAAACGGAGCGATCGAAGGGCCACGGGAGCGCGCTGCTCTCGTTCGTCAACGAGTGGGCCACAGAACGCGAGTGCGAGGCGGTCGAGCTCGAGTCCGGCCTCTGGCGCGAGGAGGCCCACCGGTTCTACGAGCGAAACGGCTACGAGAAGTACTGCTTCTCGTTCGTCTACGAGCTCGCGTGA
- a CDS encoding thiolase domain-containing protein, which yields MREAYLVGAGQSDFGAFPDESYRSLFRTAFEAAMESVPRGMESEAIDEATVGTLGVGGRQLGLPGPAVTEHVGLGGVPCTRVENACAASGFALRSAVQAIRSGMADVVLAGGFEVMSDTSADATKYWLGVSGETEWERLSGTTFSGTYAQMASAHMERYGTTGEQLSRVAVKNHANGAKNPHAQLGFECTLEQAESAPVVADPLTLYHCCPTSDGAACALVASEDVVAEYTDEPIRIAGVGAGSDRVGLFQRESYTRVPASERAADAAYEMAGIAPSDVDFAEVHDCFAIAELLAYEDLGFCERGEAGSLIESGATEREGELPVNTSGGLKSKGHPIGATGAGQVVEAFKQLSGEAGERQVEDARRGLTHNVGGSGGAAVVHVFEREEVRA from the coding sequence ATGCGAGAGGCCTACCTCGTCGGCGCGGGCCAGTCCGACTTCGGCGCGTTCCCGGACGAGAGCTACCGGTCGCTGTTCCGCACGGCGTTCGAGGCGGCGATGGAGAGCGTCCCGAGGGGAATGGAGAGCGAGGCGATAGACGAGGCGACCGTCGGCACGCTCGGCGTCGGCGGCCGCCAGCTCGGCCTCCCGGGGCCGGCGGTCACCGAACACGTCGGTCTCGGCGGGGTACCGTGTACGAGGGTCGAGAACGCCTGTGCCGCGAGCGGGTTCGCGCTCCGGAGCGCGGTGCAGGCGATCCGCTCGGGGATGGCGGACGTGGTCCTCGCGGGCGGGTTCGAGGTGATGAGCGACACGAGCGCCGACGCGACGAAGTACTGGCTCGGGGTTTCCGGAGAAACGGAGTGGGAGCGGCTCTCGGGGACGACCTTCTCCGGGACGTACGCGCAGATGGCGAGCGCACACATGGAGCGCTACGGCACCACCGGAGAACAGCTCTCGCGGGTCGCGGTGAAGAACCACGCGAACGGGGCGAAGAACCCGCACGCACAGCTCGGCTTCGAGTGTACGCTCGAACAGGCCGAGTCCGCACCTGTCGTGGCCGACCCGCTGACCCTCTATCACTGCTGTCCGACCTCGGACGGGGCGGCGTGTGCGCTCGTCGCCAGCGAGGACGTCGTCGCCGAGTACACGGACGAGCCGATCCGGATCGCCGGCGTCGGCGCGGGCAGCGACCGTGTCGGGCTCTTCCAGCGCGAGAGCTATACGCGGGTTCCCGCGAGCGAGCGCGCCGCCGACGCCGCATACGAGATGGCGGGGATCGCGCCGAGTGACGTCGACTTCGCGGAGGTCCACGACTGCTTCGCCATCGCCGAACTGCTCGCCTACGAGGACCTCGGCTTCTGCGAGCGGGGGGAGGCCGGCTCGTTGATCGAGTCGGGAGCAACGGAGCGGGAGGGAGAGCTCCCGGTCAACACGTCCGGGGGGCTGAAGTCGAAGGGCCACCCGATCGGTGCGACCGGGGCGGGCCAGGTGGTCGAGGCGTTCAAACAGCTCTCCGGCGAGGCGGGCGAGCGACAGGTAGAGGACGCGCGGCGGGGGCTGACGCACAACGTCGGCGGGAGCGGCGGGGCGGCGGTCGTCCACGTCTTCGA